A window from Vigna angularis cultivar LongXiaoDou No.4 chromosome 7, ASM1680809v1, whole genome shotgun sequence encodes these proteins:
- the LOC128197894 gene encoding uncharacterized protein LOC128197894: MSTYSGFVNSAYSANTYDSPSAWYSNYSADLYKENNIAHPLVRGVHDDVAQSLSDFESKLEGKIDSLAKLVTQFTTNQRYASPSAFVARLCAICPSSDHYTDACPSLQHHAAFDAPQAYATNIYNNRQQKQQQQQQMQFYDAPAQIAPQPSTSKPTLKELLEQMTMQNLQFKQEIMEFQQETQAVIQSLNDQIGQTATQLNQEQPHDLEESPFQTVQIPDDDSVVHIGDGEQSYELTTEQPTFPPSNVPILAIEEIDPDDDLEDQESISRNCEPGRPLSYSTTLAIFKEEEVSIPQFDYVDDYVIERYADDCIVDESVFNSSSLHDENQFLISNSYVYSPCIEHESESVVDIVSEFEIDSCSESLSVVQPVTLGLGVIPLCVNSLEPQCTNHAAGGTYEFDQHAPPVEDKGAYIHNSLKINRHLLNLLINNHCIDPTVDNISLLDQIWRMKQFFLKTSLLDTMAENISLKVQIWQLPP, encoded by the coding sequence atgtctactTATTCTGGTTTTGTGAATAGTGCTTATTCTGCCAATacttatgattctccttctgcatggtACTCTAATTATTCTGCTGATCTCTATAAGGAGAACAATATTGCGCATCCTCTGGTGAGGGGCGTACATGATGATGTTGCCCAGTCtttatcagattttgaaagcAAATTGGAAGGAAAGATTGACTCTCTTGCGAAGTTGGTGACACAGTTCACTACCAACCAGAGATATGCATCTCCATCTGCATTTGTTGCACGACTATGTGCTATTTGTCCTTCCAGTGACCACTATACAGATGCATGTCCTTCTTTGCAACACCATGCTGCCTTTGATGCACCTCAGGCTTATGCTACAAACATCTACAACAACAGGCAACAAaaacagcagcaacaacaacagatGCAATTTTATGATGCTCCTGCTcaaatagctcctcagccttctacttctaaacctacattgaaggagttattggagcagatgaccatgcaaaaTCTTCAGTTCAAGCAAGAAATCATGGAGTTTCAGCAGGAAACACAAGCTGTCATTCAGAGTTTGAATGATCAGATAGGGCAAACGGCTACTCAGCTCAATCAGGAACAACCTCATGATTTAGAGGAAtcaccatttcagactgttcagattcctGATGATGATAGTGTCGTCCACATAGGAGATGGGGAGCAGAGTTATGAGCTTACCACTGAGCAACCTACTTTCCCACCTTCAAATGTCCCTATTCTTGCGATTGAGGAGATAGATCCTGATGATGATTTGGAGGACCAGGAAAGTATAAGCAGAAATTGTGAGCCAGGTAGACCACTTTCATATTCCACCACTTtagcaatcttcaaggaagaggaggtaagcatacctcaatttgattatgttgatgattatgttATTGAGAGGTATGCTGATGATTGTATTGTTGATGAGTCTGTTTTTAATTCTTCCTCTCTGCATGATGAGAATCAATTTTTGATATCAAATTCGtatgtttattctccatgcattgaacatgaatctgagtctgtggttgatattgtttctgaatttgaaattgattcatgttctgagagtTTATCTGTTGTTCAGCCTGTTACactgggattgggtgttatacccctgtGTGTCAATTCTTTGGAGCCACAATGTACTAACCATGCTGCAGGAGGTACAtatgaatttgaccaacatgcACCCCCAGTGGAAGACAAGGGTGCTTACATACACAATAGTTTGAAGATCAACAGGCACCTGCTGAACCTGCTCATCAACAATCATTGCATAGATCCAACTGTGGATAATATCTCCCTGctagatcaaatctggaggatgaagcaattCTTCCTAAAAACTTCCTTGCTGGATACTATGGCGGAAAACATCTCCCTGAAAGTCCAAatttggcaactgccaccataa